Proteins from a single region of Enoplosus armatus isolate fEnoArm2 chromosome 6, fEnoArm2.hap1, whole genome shotgun sequence:
- the LOC139286283 gene encoding protogenin B-like codes for MAKFKMKVYLFVLFLPLSSVLCFSELSFITEPSDVTLLPKDPAVLDCQAHGQPPVTIKWLKNGVRLAESEHIQFLANGSLYIPKIKHTKEESDEGFYQCLSQNKYGAILSQRSRLTIASISEFVLHPVPMVVTEGSVARFSCAVTSNPTATITWELNQSTLPLQTDRITVLPNGVLQIHNVQLEDAGCYRCVATNIGSRSKSREATLTVNLGAGPKPRQRPRIIAGPQNVTVSLHQTVVLECVATGNPWPIISWSRADSKPIDVYNAKVLGNGNLVITDVNSKHSGVYLCRATTPGTRNYTIAAANLTVQVPPSIVERPESQTRPRAGTARFMCQAEGVPLPRISWLKNGEEVHLNGRIKMYNSKLVITQIIPEDDAIYQCMAESEQGSVLSLARLIVVMSEDRPSAPRNIHAETISSSAILLAWERPLYNADKVIAYSIHYMKAEGLNNEEYQVVIGNDTTSYIIDDLEPARNYSFYIVAYMPMGASRMSDQVSQHTLEDVPLRTPELSLTSHSSKDIQVNWQPLPAKLSRGRVSAYRLSYRTAADNTVSSVELPQNSTEYLLEGLQPDTIYLLRMAAATRVGWCEPTAWTSHRTPKISSSKVPSAPTLQLEPLNCTSIVARWQTTPESVVVQGYRLCYHEEGQPEQPIIQLQAQTYTYTISGLDPRRKYHVKILAVSQAGDGYQTDQTISTPGCVSARDQPTASPPPPDHVTVFANNSSAVSLRWSRPAFPSGKAVSYTVRCTPVGTHNASAIRYLQITKQSVMVQNLDPNTRYEFVVRLHVDQMSSPWSSVVYHQTLPAAPSQAPAGVRVTLIEDDTALISWREPTEPNVAVTHYTILYASQKAWLAGHWQILQREGSHTMALLEKLEPGHVYLVKISASNQVGDGPFSNIVELALKRGNTHRSKNPRHSDSFPDTTVFSDGLYHIDQRSMTGIIVGVSIALACIVMCALILISKGRPRKSSSQKVIAVGAAQDPHAGLSLANERHTENVEVLIPMISDRFLDAKGGSHMVISSSGPVSSKNQNKRWLLLKREIRNPAESDLERRASLYEAGKTVLRYDEHLGSAPLPPSSREIIYGPFHSESSHTSEGSQETGDSGHYSNEESNEEMSNPSTSRSSRPESFGPDDITTLAELKQSFKVDNEEMLSHPLHHSAPDATRLCCTSEGSHPALHTSQQAVGC; via the exons ATGGCGAAGTTTAAGATGAAAGtctacctttttgttttgtttcttcctttatCAA GTGTTTTATGTTTCAGCGAGTTGTCCTTCATCACAGAGCCCAGTGATGTTACTCTACTACCAAAGGACCCTGCTGTCTTGGACTGTCAGGCTCATGGGCAGCCTCCAGTCACCATCAAGTGGCTTAAGAATGGAGTTCGGTTGGCAGAAAGTGAGCACATACAGTTTCTGGCCAACGGCTCCTTGTACATACCAAAGATAAAGCATACAAAGGAGGAATCAGATGAAGGATTCTACCAGTGCCTCTCCCAGAACAAATATGGAGCTATCCTAAGCCAAAGATCACGTCTGACTATCGCAA GTATCTCAGAGTTTGTATTGCATCCTGTGCCTATGGTGGTGACTGAGGGCTCAGTGGCACGATTCTCCTGTGCTGTCACCTCGAACCCTACTGCCACCATCACCTGGGAGCTCAACCAAAGCACATTACCACTACAGACCGACAG AATAACGGTTTTACCCAATGGAGTCCTTCAGATCCACAATGTACAACTGGAGGATGCTGGATGTTATCGATGTGTGGCAACCAACATCGGTAGCCGTTCCAAGAGTAGAGAGGCCACACTGACAGTCAACCTGG GTGCAGGCCCTAAACCACGTCAGAGGCCCAGAATCATTGCTGGACCTCAGAATGTCACCGTTTCTCTTCACCAAACTGTGGTGCTGGAGTGTGTGGCCACAGGCAATCCCTGGCCCATCATCTCCTGGAGCCGTGCTGACAGTAAACCCATTGATGTGTACAACGCCAAAGTGCTGGGCAATGGCAACCTGGTTATTACAGATGTCAATTCCAAGCACAGTGGAGTCTACCTCTGCAGGGCCACCACCCCTGGAACCCGCAACTACACTATTGCTGCAGCCAACCTCACAGTTCAAG TACCTCCATCCATTGTCGAGAGGCCTGAAAGCCAGACCCGTCCAAGAGCAGGCACTGCCCGGTTTATGTGCCAAGCAGAGGGAGTGCCGCTGCCACGCATCAGTTGGCTAAAGAATGGAGAAGAGGTTCACTTAAATGGGAGGATTAAGATGTACAACAG TAAATTGGTGATTACCCAGATCATCCCTGAGGACGATGCCATCTATCAATGCATGGCAGAGAGTGAACAGGGTTCTGTGCTGTCCTTGGCTCGCCTTATTGTTGTCATGTCCGAGGACAGGCCCAGTGCACCCAGAAATATCCATGCTGAGACCATCTCAAGCTCTGCTATCTTACTGGCCTGGGAGAGACCTCTCTACAATGCAGACAAAGTTATTGCCTACTCCATCCATTATATGAAGGCTGAAG GTCTAAACAACGAAGAATACCAAGTTGTTATTGGCAACGACACAACCAGTTATATCATCGATGACCTTGAGCCAGCTCGAAACTACAGCTTTTACATCGTGGCTTATATGCCAATGGGAGCCAGTCGTATGTCAGACCAAGTCAGTCAACATACCCTGGAGGATG TGCCTTTGCGTACCCCAGAGCTAAGTCTGACCAGCCACAGCTCCAAAGATATCCAGGTGAACTGGCAGCCTCTGCCCGCCAAGTTGAGCCGCGGTCGGGTGTCTGCATACAGACTATCCTATCGTACAGCTGCGGACAACACTGTCAGTTCTGTGGAGCTACCTCAGAACAGCACAGAATATCTGCTGGAGGGCCTGCAGCCTGACACCATCTACCTGCTCCGCATGGCTGCAGCCACCCGTGTGGGCTGGTGTGAGCCTACTGCATGGACCTCACACCGTACACCTAAGATCTCCAGCAGCAAAG TGCCTTCAGCCCCTACTCTTCAACTTGAGCCTCTTAACTGCACCTCCATTGTGGCACGCTGGCAAACCACCCCAGAATCTGTGGTTGTCCAGGGTTACCGGCTGTGTTACCACGAGGAAGGCCAACCAGAGCAGCCCATCATCCAGCTGCAGGCTCAGACCTATACCTATACCATCAGTGGCCTTG ATCCAAGGAGAAAGTATCATGTCAAGATCCTCGCTGTCAGTCAAGCTGGAGATGGCTATCagacagaccaaacaattaGTACTCCGGgatgtgtgt CGGCTAGAGACCAACCGACagcatcccctcctcctccagatcaCGTGACTGTCTTTGCCAACAATTCATCTGCAGTGTCCCTGCGTTGGAGCCGTCCTGCTTTCCCCTCTGGAAAGGCTGTTAGCTATACAGTTCGTTGTACGCCTGTGGGCACCCACAACGCCTCGGCTATACGCTACCTACAAAT TACCAAACAGAGTGTGATGGTTCAGAATTTGGATCCAAACACTCGCTATGAGTTTGTTGTGCGTCTCCATGTGGACCAGATGTCGAGTCCTTGGAGTTCTGTTGTTTACCATCAGACTCTACCAGCAG CACCTAGCCAAGCACCTGCAGGAGTGCGAGTAACTCTGATCGAGGATGACACTGCCCTGATATCCTGGAGGGAGCCCACAGAGCCCAATGTGGCGGTTACACACTATACCATCCTGTACGCTTCCCAGAAGGCCTGGTTGGCTGGACACTGGCAAATATTGCAGAGGGAGG GAAGCCATACAATGGCCctgctggagaagctggagccgGGGCATGTCTACCTGGTGAAAATCTCTGCCTCCAACCAGGTCGGTGACGGGCCTTTCTCTAACATTGTGGAGCTGGCACTGAAGCGTGGAAACACCCACCGCAGCAAGAACCCCAGGCACTCTGACAGCTTCCCAGATACAACAG TGTTCTCTGATGGTCTCTACCACATAGACCAGAGGTCTATGACGGGGATCATTGTTGGTGTGAGCATCGCCTTGGCCTGTATCGTTATGTGTGCCTTGATCCTCATCAGTAAGGGCAGACCAAG AAAATCCTCCAGTCAAAAAGTCATTGCTGTGGGAGCTGCTCAAGATCCACATGCTGGTTTGTCTCTTGCCAATGAACGCCATACAGAGAATGTTGAGGTCCTTATACCCATGATAAGTGATCGCTTTTTAGATGCCAAg GGTGGATCTCATATGGTCATAAGCAGTTCTGGTCCAGTCAGCAGCAAGAATCAAAACAAGAGGTGGCTGCTCCTCAAGAGGGAGATCAGGAATCCAGCTGAAAGTGAT CTCGAGAGGAGAGCCAGCTTGTACGAGGCCGGCAAAACTGTTCTGAGGTATGACGAGCATTTAGGTTCAGCGCCCCTGCCACCTTCGTCCCGGGAGATCATCTATGGACCTTTTCACTCGGAGAGCTCTCACACCAGCGAGGGCAGCCAAGAGACGGGAGACTCTGGACATTACTCAAACGAAGAAAGCAATGAAGAGATGAGCAACCCTTCGACCAGCCGAAGCTCCAGACCTGAATCTTTCGGGCCGGACGATATCACCACCCTCGCTGAGCTGAAGCAGTCTTTTAAAGTGGACAATGAGGAGATGCTGAGCCATCCCCTCCATCACTCCGCCCCCGATGCCACCCGGCTCTGCTGCACCTCAGAGGGCTCTCATCCTGCCCTGCACACGTCCCAGCAGGCAGTCGGCTGCTGA
- the LOC139286772 gene encoding DNA-binding protein RFX7, translated as MADDQQQPGQKPASGLGSLPALVPGLQGPEANALQFKIKNSICKSVQSKVDSILQDVEKFTDIEKLYLYLKLPSGPSSGNDKSCLCFICFPISIHHPNPPILPIWTENERGSSTPGLCDQSSMSSSRTQQMYAFNWIRNHLEEHPETSLPKQEVYDEYKSYCDNLGYNPLSAADFGKIMKNVFPNMKARRLGMRGKSKYCYSGLRKKAFVHMPSLPNLDLQKSGDGCELMEPTGQSPSAEDEMRSAACGLVCEWAQKVLSRQFDNVEDLARFLLNSHYIGTKSMAALTVMTGTPTGMKTPTPASAFVPTAEANSFQPQVKTLPSPSVDAKQQLQRKIQKKQQEQKLHSPLPNETQIKRTEASTPGPTIPCGSPALLSPQPTIGIVVAAVPSPVTVQRSRQLMTSPSPVGTAEGKVLPVNFQVVTQSLKQSPKTPQNISASPVGDRLARHGTRYAQILPKPSATSAITLRSPPTLLITNSPIKTVMPTPHVSSVNVVKMTAIALAPSSSSTTVRPASAGVSTIAASDDSQHPHVVSLVAPQSPAIRHSVPVSTPTLSADTKLVSEAGHDTEKTAIGAKEERVAKFRAASEPSFLVKCSPGPDKGVRIKSDPTPPPTSVAVAVTQDSNNSNCHDSTLYLTVDNQNSNGNMSSNGSSAVTTSKDPCSDAKSPRKRTGSSGESHVIPVKRVFISQQPLAVIDNPKPGVSAAVKRIPRPGTPARPESAPCKVTVKHTSIGPTQILALSDSPITHTEGSQTVVKPQALMVKREDHSLSTDTSTGAAGNNTSDQALLQQIIPANSGAHEASVMSDLKSTMWEEGQLDELRKQAFAQQIPAEHKQAPTDQLSIIAQPPEASGQLTLTQEMVDFAGSQPNMDYFPFNDDDMTQDSIVEELVQMEEQMKLKGLFSSCVDVSLQGQSASNQGSILNAHQAGTTFYHSAHSSTTPVQTPTPTPTPTPTPTPTSEMTLGHSLTRESPCSRMATITPVDGAMGRHTPISTPLSNCSSSVPPSPVECRNPFAFTPINSSITGYHDASIVSSSPVKPMQRPMATHPDKAKLEWINNRYNSNSAGPLSNHSIGILPSYQDLVDDQFRKPHAFAIPGQSFQAQSRQDSAHFGRLTPISPVQQQQQQQQQLVTGVTTPTKQESFAVPAPLDNKASTSSASSTFRCRSVSPAVRQRNFSGNTGPPTTTTNTTTTTRAVVSPFNSPITSEVLNILSNSQTVSSVHSMVQRSQSVPLNIMMQSEMLPVQGQSNTAKITNVLLSKMEADGDDSVRGLGINNLPSNYTARMNLTQILETTPGFAGGTAHQTQLPVSSSPAAFELQQHGYLTTGSGEQVSFSTGDSQAQAGPGEQDQQQQQQQLQENPVQTQPQLLLQSTQQQEVEDEQQQLDFNNTVKDLLGDDGLNPSSQLVGQVASELNAVASDFSNDIRLTSDLSSSITDLNTLDTNLLFDPNQQQEQYEDSTLEELKNDPLFQQICSDTVNSGFDWLESKDQPTTVEMLG; from the exons CAAATCTGTACAATCAAAAGTGGACAGCATATTG cAAGATGTTGAGAAGTTTACAGACATCGAAAAACTCTACCTCTACCTGAAGTTGCCTTCTGGTCCCAGCAGTGGCAATGATAAAAG ctgtctgtgtttcatttgtttccccATATCTATTCATCACCCCAACCCCCCAATTCTGCCCATTTGGACTGAGAATGAGAGGGGGTCCTCCACTCCTGGATTATG TGATCAGAGTTCCATGTCATCAAGCCGTACTCAACAGATGTATGCTTTCAACTGGATACGGAATCACCTAGAAGAGCACCCAGAGACTTCCCTCCCAAAGCAAGAGGTGTATGATGAATACAA GAGCTATTGTGACAATCTCGGCTACAATCCACTGAGTGCAGCAGACTTTGGAAAGATCATGAAGAATGTCTTTCCTAACATGAAGGCACGTCGACTGGGCATGAGGGGCAAATCCAA ATACTGTTATAGCGGGTTAAGGAAGAAAGCTTTTGTTCACATGCCGTCCTTACCCAACCTGGATCTGCAGAAATCTGGTGATGGG TGTGAGCTGATGGAGCCGACGGGTCAGTCCCCGAGCGCTGAAGATGAAATGAGATCTGCAGCATGTGGACTGGTGTGTGAGTGGGCCCAAAAGGTCCTGAGTCGTCAGTTTGACAACGTGGAGGACCTGGCCCGCTTCCTGCTCAATAGCCACTACATTGGTACTAAGTCCATGGCTGCACTCACTGTTATGACTGGAACACCCACAG GAATGAAGACGCCAACTCCAGCCTCTGCGTTTGTGCCCACAGCTGAGGCAAACTCTTTCCAGCCCCAGGTGAAGACCctgccctctccctctgttgATGCAAAGCAGCAACTGCAGCGCAAGATCcagaagaagcagcaggagcagaAGCTCCACTCACCCCTCCCCAATGAGACCCAGATCAAGAGAACGGAGGCCAGTACCCCCGGCCCCACCATCCCCTGTGGCAgccctgctctgctctctcctcagCCCACCATAGGCATCGTAGTAGCAGCTGTCCCAAGCCCAGTCACG GTACAGAGAAGCAGGCAGTTAATGACGTCGCCCAGCCCTGTAGGGACAGCAGAGGGGAAAGTGTTGCCTGTGAACTTCCAAGTGGTCACTCAGTCTCTTAAACAGTCCCCCAAAACTCCCCAGAATATCTCAGCTAGTCCTGTGGGTGATCGGCTGGCACGACACGGTACACGGTATGCCCAAATTCTGCCCAAGCCCTCTGCCACCAGTGCCATCACGCTGCGCTCACCCCCCACCCTGCTCATCACCAACAGCCCCATAAAAACTGTGATGCCCACTCCCCACGTCAGCTCAGTCAACGTGGTGAAGATGACGGCCATCGCTCTggctcccagcagcagcagtacaacCGTGCGTCCTGCCTCGGCGGGTGTGAGTACTATAGCTGCTTCGGATGATTCCCAGCATCCACATGTTGTGAGCTTGGTTGCCCCTCAGTCTCCTGCAATCAGACACAGTGTCCCAGTCTCCACCCCAACCCTCTCCGCTGACACCAAATTGGTGTCTGAAGCTGGACATGACACAGAGAAAACTGCTATTGGGGCCAAAGAGGAAAGAGTGGCTAAGTTCAGGGCTGCCAGTGAACCAAGCTTCCTGGTTAAGTGTTCTCCGGGACCAGACAAAGGGGTAAGGATAAAAAGTGACCCCACACCCCCTCCCACCTctgtagctgtagctgtgaCTCAGGACAGCAATAACAGTAACTGCCATGACAGTACTTTGTATTTGACTGTTGATAATCAGAACTCCAATGGCAACATGTCATCCAATGGCTCCTCCGCTGTTACAACATCGAAGGATCCCTGTTCAGATGCCAAGAGCCCCAGGAAGCGCACAGGCTCAAGCGGGGAGTCCCATGTGATTCCTGTAAAGAGGGTGTTTATCTCCCAGCAGCCACTGGCTGTAATTGACAATCCCAAACCTGGAGTCAGTGCTGCAGTGAAGAGGATCCCCAGACCAGGAACCCCTGCCAGACCAGAGAGTGCCCCTTGCAAAGTGACTGTGAAACACACCTCCATAGGGCCCACACAGATCCTTGCACTCTCTGACTCgcccatcacacacactgagggcTCCCAGACTGTTGTCAAACCCCAGGCCTTGATGGTGAAACGCGAAGACCATTCACTCAGTACTGATACCAgcactggagcagctggaaaCAACACGTCTGATCAGGCATTGCTACAGCAGATCATACCAGCCAACTCAGGAGCACACGAAGCCTCTGTGATGAGTGACTTAAAGAGCACAATGTGGGAGGAGGGACAGCTTGATGAGCTTCGGAAGCAGGCGTTTGCTCAGCAGATACCAGCAGAACACAAACAAGCCCCTACTGACCAACTTTCCATTATAGCTCAACCCCCCGAGGCCTCAGGCCAGCTCACCCTCACGCAGGAGATGGTTGACTTTGCAGGTTCTCAGCCCAACATGGACTACTTCCCGttcaatgatgatgatatgacCCAGGACAGCATTGTGGAGGAGCTAGTCCAAATGGAAGAGCAGATGAAGCTGAAGGGTCTGTTCAGTAGCTGTGTTGATGTGTCTTTACAAGGCCAGTCAGCCAGCAATCAAGGCTCTATCCTAAATGCTCACCAGGCCGGCACGACCTTCTACCACTCTGCCCACAGCAGTACCACTCCTGTCCAAACTCCTACTCCGACACCCACTCCAACCCCGacacccacccccacctctgAAATGACACTTGGGCACAGCCTGACGAGAGAGAGCCCCTGCTCCCGTATGGCTACCATCACCCCTGTGGATGGAGCCATGGGTCGCCACACCCCCATCAGCACACCACTGtccaactgcagcagcagcgtccCTCCAAGCCCGGTGGAGTGCAGGAACCCTTTTGCATTCACTCCCATAAACTCAAGCATCACAGGTTATCATGACGCCAGCATTGTCTCCAGCAGCCCTGTTAAGCCCATGCAGAGGCCAATGGCAACACACCCTGACAAAGCCAAACTAGAGTGGATCAACAACCGCTACAACAGCAACTCTGCAGGTCCTTTGTCCAACCATAGCATTGGCATTCTGCCCAGCTACCAAGACCTGGTCGATGACCAGTTTCGTAAGCCACATGCCTTTGCAATTCCGGGCCAGTCATTTCAGGCTCAGTCGAGACAGGATTCTGCTCACTTTGGGCGTTTGACCCCAATTTCCCCAgtacagcaacagcagcaacagcagcagcagctggtaaCAGGTGTGACTACTCCCACTAAACAGGAGAGTTTTGCTGTGCCTGCACCGTTGGACAACAAGGCATCAACCTCATCTGCGTCCAGTACTTTCCGTTGCCGCAGTGTTAGCCCTGCAGTCCGCCAGAGAAACTTCAGTGGCAACACCGGCCCTCCAACCACCACCACGAATACCACCACGACCACCCGAGCTGTGGTTTCACCCTTTAACTCCCCCATCACTTCCGAGGTGCTCAACATCCTGTCCAACAGCCAGACAGTCAGCTCTGTCCACAGCATGGTCCAGCGTAGCCAATCTGTACCCCTGAATATCATGATGCAGAGTGAGATGCTGCCAGTGCAGGGTCAGAGTAACACCGCCAAAATCACCAATGTTCTTCTCAGCAAGATGGAAGCTGATGGGGATGATTCTGTCCGTGGCCTAGGCATAAACAACCTCCCCTCTAACTACACGGCCCGTATGAACCTCACACAGATCCTGGAGACCACTCCTGGCTTCGCTGGAGGAACTGCTCACCAGACTCAGCTACCTGTTAGCTCCAGCCCTGCTGCATTTGAGCTCCAGCAGCATGGCTACCTCACTACTGGCAGTGGAGAACAGGTGAGTTTCTCCACTGGGGACAGCCAAGCACAAGCAGGTCCTGGCGAGcaagaccagcagcagcagcagcagcagctccaggagaATCCTGTGCAGACACAACCACAGCTCCTTCTCcagagcacacagcagcaggaggtggaggacgaGCAGCAACAGCTGGATTTCAACAACACTGTCAAGGACTTGTTGGGGGATGATGGCCTCAACCCCAGTTCCCAGTTGGTGGGTCAGGTAGCTTCGGAGCTCAACGCCGTGGCATCTGACTTCTCAAATGACATCAGACTGACCTCAGATCTGTCCAGTAGCATCACTGACCTTAACACGTTGGACACCAACCTGCTGTTTGACCCTAATCAACAGCAGGAACAATATGAAGACTCAACACTGGAAGAGCTGAAGAACGACCCGCTTTTTCAGCAGATATGCAGTGATACTGTGAACTCTGGTTTTGACTGGCTAGAAAGCAAAGACCAGCCTACTACAGTAGAGATGCTGGGCTAA